In Desulfofundulus kuznetsovii DSM 6115, the following are encoded in one genomic region:
- a CDS encoding VanW family protein: MRRTYFIIIVGFIIGVFLAVGAVGASSVYGRERVVPGVRAAGIDLSGMDREACRRALASLEEKLNTTPVVFHYRDRNWTFSPPEIGLRLDTQAMLTGALQAGRDAQWWLQWYRQWKIKKEGYELPLMVVISRQKFNQKLSALAGEIATPPRDAAFRVLPDDRIEIIPGRDGMKVDEERAYRDLLSALSAGKKPEIQLNMVHVKPRTTTEEVQAMGLKGLLASYTTSFDASYTDRAYNIRVAAAALDGLLIPPGQEVSFNKVVGPRSSEAGYKNAKVIVNNQLVDGLGGGVCQVSSTLYNAVLLANLEVLERTNHSLPVPYVPVGRDATVVYGAIDFRFRNNTESYVYIRSAVNGNRLTFKIYGNTDYKVPVEIRTRITEVLEPKVVQEPDPNLERGEQVVKQKGVRGYRVITERVVRENGRLYTERLPGSFYKPVNQVVAIGTREPSTGPVVPPPSSGQKPPPDKKPPAAGDSPGRTPAGGEDIKPPEESPEPPDGEGMAPPERQSPEGNGSVPEVVYPAGSP; the protein is encoded by the coding sequence ATGAGGAGGACTTATTTTATTATCATCGTCGGCTTTATCATCGGTGTTTTTCTGGCGGTTGGCGCCGTCGGTGCCAGCTCTGTTTACGGCCGTGAGCGGGTTGTTCCCGGCGTCCGGGCAGCCGGTATAGACCTGTCCGGTATGGACAGGGAAGCGTGCCGGCGGGCCCTGGCTTCCCTGGAGGAAAAGCTGAATACCACGCCGGTTGTTTTTCATTACCGGGACCGTAACTGGACCTTTTCCCCACCGGAAATTGGTTTGCGTCTGGACACGCAGGCCATGTTAACCGGGGCCCTGCAGGCCGGCCGGGATGCACAATGGTGGTTGCAGTGGTACAGGCAGTGGAAAATCAAGAAGGAAGGTTACGAGCTTCCTCTGATGGTGGTTATCAGCCGGCAGAAATTCAATCAAAAACTCAGCGCCCTGGCCGGAGAAATCGCCACCCCGCCCCGGGACGCCGCCTTCCGGGTTCTGCCCGATGATCGCATTGAAATCATCCCGGGCCGCGACGGGATGAAAGTGGATGAAGAACGGGCTTACCGGGATTTGCTCTCCGCCCTTTCCGCCGGTAAAAAACCGGAAATTCAACTTAACATGGTGCATGTGAAGCCCCGGACCACCACGGAAGAGGTCCAGGCTATGGGGCTTAAAGGTCTTCTAGCTTCCTATACCACCAGTTTTGATGCTTCCTATACAGACCGGGCTTATAATATCCGGGTGGCTGCGGCGGCCCTTGATGGATTGCTCATCCCGCCGGGGCAGGAAGTTTCCTTTAATAAGGTAGTCGGACCCAGGAGTTCCGAAGCCGGATATAAAAACGCCAAAGTGATTGTCAACAACCAGCTGGTGGATGGCCTTGGGGGAGGAGTATGCCAGGTAAGCAGCACACTGTATAATGCAGTGCTGCTGGCCAACCTGGAGGTGCTGGAGCGTACCAACCATTCTTTGCCCGTCCCCTATGTTCCCGTCGGCCGGGATGCTACGGTTGTTTACGGGGCCATTGATTTTCGCTTCCGCAATAATACTGAAAGTTATGTTTATATCCGTTCCGCCGTTAACGGTAACCGGCTAACTTTCAAAATTTACGGAAATACCGATTACAAGGTACCGGTGGAAATCCGCACCCGGATAACGGAGGTTCTGGAGCCAAAGGTTGTGCAGGAGCCCGACCCCAATCTGGAGCGGGGGGAGCAGGTGGTCAAGCAAAAGGGAGTCCGGGGTTACCGGGTAATAACCGAGCGGGTGGTGAGGGAAAACGGCCGGCTGTATACTGAACGGCTCCCGGGTAGTTTTTATAAGCCGGTGAACCAGGTGGTGGCTATAGGCACCAGGGAACCGAGTACCGGACCGGTGGTTCCCCCGCCTTCATCCGGCCAGAAACCACCGCCGGATAAAAAGCCACCGGCTGCGGGTGATTCCCCCGGAAGAACACCTGCGGGTGGGGAGGATATAAAGCCCCCGGAAGAATCCCCGGAGCCGCCTGATGGTGAGGGCATGGCTCCACCGGAACGACAATCCCCCGAGGGTAATGGCAGCGTGCCCGAGGTAGTCTACCCCGCTGGTTCTCCGTAA
- a CDS encoding DUF1292 domain-containing protein produces the protein MPEQELELEEVITLVDEDGQEQDFEVIDIVHLDGSKYAILLPLQAAGDTEAADDEEGEAIILKFETDEDGNEILVDIEDDEEWEKVADYWEEMVAGEDS, from the coding sequence ATGCCCGAACAAGAGCTGGAACTGGAAGAGGTAATTACCCTGGTGGATGAAGACGGCCAGGAGCAGGATTTTGAGGTTATCGATATTGTACATTTGGATGGCTCAAAATACGCCATTTTACTTCCCCTGCAAGCGGCCGGTGACACCGAGGCGGCTGATGATGAAGAAGGAGAGGCCATTATCCTCAAGTTTGAAACAGATGAGGACGGGAACGAAATCCTGGTCGATATTGAAGATGACGAGGAATGGGAAAAGGTAGCAGACTACTGGGAGGAAATGGTTGCTGGTGAGGATTCCTGA
- the ruvX gene encoding Holliday junction resolvase RuvX, translating into MRILGLDVGEKTIGVAVSDPLGWTAQGVGVIRRDRPKEQITGQLKKLIQDYQVERIVVGLPRNMNGTLGSQGQKVLAFARQLGAELGLPVETWDERLSTVSAEKVLLAADVSRAKRKKIIDKMAAAVILQNYLDSRNKKFQSGEN; encoded by the coding sequence CTGCGGATATTGGGATTGGACGTGGGCGAAAAAACTATTGGGGTGGCGGTGAGCGATCCCCTGGGGTGGACGGCTCAAGGCGTAGGGGTTATTCGCCGGGACCGGCCAAAAGAGCAGATAACGGGGCAGTTAAAAAAGCTGATTCAGGATTACCAGGTGGAGCGTATAGTGGTGGGCTTGCCCCGCAATATGAACGGTACCCTGGGCAGCCAGGGGCAAAAGGTGCTTGCTTTTGCCCGCCAGCTTGGTGCGGAGCTGGGGTTGCCGGTGGAAACCTGGGACGAGCGTTTGAGTACAGTTAGTGCGGAAAAGGTTTTGCTGGCTGCAGATGTAAGCCGGGCCAAACGCAAGAAAATTATTGATAAAATGGCAGCGGCAGTGATTTTGCAGAACTATTTAGATTCCCGGAATAAAAAGTTCCAGAGTGGGGAAAATTAA
- a CDS encoding aldo/keto reductase has protein sequence MEYRILGQTGIKVSRLCFGALTVGPLQAALPVDKGAAVIRRALEAGVNFIDTAECYQTYPYIYEATRGWAGEVVIASKSYAYSWQGMRQSLEGALRALRRDYIDIFLLHEQESALTIRGHWEAVEYLLTAKKEGLVRAIGVSTHSVEGVRAAARIAEFDIIHPIINIAGIGIQGGTREDMLAAIAEAASFGKGIYGMKALGGGHLIPRAQEALAFVLGIPQLASVAVGMRTVAEVDFNVAVFSGMPVPSGLWARVGRQKRRLHIEDWCRGCGSCVERCGAGALFLTGGRAAVDPLKCRLCGYCGTVCPDFCIKIV, from the coding sequence TTGGAGTACCGGATACTGGGTCAAACGGGGATAAAAGTGTCCCGCCTTTGCTTCGGTGCCCTTACAGTTGGCCCACTGCAGGCTGCTCTCCCGGTGGATAAGGGGGCGGCGGTAATCCGCCGGGCACTGGAAGCAGGTGTGAATTTTATTGATACGGCCGAGTGTTACCAGACCTACCCATATATTTACGAAGCCACCAGGGGCTGGGCGGGGGAAGTGGTGATTGCCTCCAAATCCTATGCTTATAGCTGGCAGGGGATGCGGCAAAGCCTGGAAGGGGCCTTGAGGGCCCTTCGTCGGGATTATATAGATATTTTCCTCCTCCACGAACAGGAATCGGCTCTGACCATCCGGGGGCACTGGGAAGCGGTGGAGTATCTGTTAACGGCCAAAAAAGAAGGCCTGGTAAGGGCCATCGGCGTCTCCACCCACAGTGTGGAGGGTGTACGGGCTGCAGCTCGCATAGCTGAATTTGATATCATACATCCAATTATCAATATAGCCGGCATTGGCATTCAGGGAGGAACCAGAGAGGATATGCTGGCAGCCATTGCCGAGGCTGCCAGTTTCGGCAAGGGTATTTACGGCATGAAGGCTTTAGGGGGAGGGCATCTCATACCCAGGGCGCAGGAAGCGCTTGCCTTTGTCCTTGGCATTCCCCAGCTGGCCAGTGTGGCCGTGGGAATGCGGACCGTGGCGGAAGTGGATTTCAACGTGGCAGTTTTCAGCGGGATGCCGGTTCCATCCGGGCTCTGGGCCAGGGTGGGGCGTCAAAAACGCCGTTTACATATTGAGGATTGGTGCAGGGGCTGCGGGAGCTGCGTGGAAAGGTGCGGGGCGGGGGCGCTGTTCCTGACCGGCGGGCGGGCGGCGGTTGATCCTTTAAAGTGCCGCTTATGTGGTTACTGTGGAACCGTTTGCCCCGATTTCTGTATAAAGATCGTTTAA
- a CDS encoding IreB family regulatory phosphoprotein gives MSRETSENTVMFKVEAEEVNQAKEILLSVYAALKEKGYNPINQLVGYLLSGDPAYITSHNNARSKIRRLERDELLEELVRNYLKDAEAI, from the coding sequence GTGAGCAGGGAAACTTCCGAAAATACCGTTATGTTCAAGGTTGAAGCAGAGGAAGTCAACCAGGCGAAGGAGATACTTCTGTCTGTGTATGCCGCGCTGAAGGAAAAGGGATACAATCCGATCAACCAGCTTGTAGGCTATTTGTTATCCGGGGATCCGGCCTATATTACCAGCCACAACAATGCCCGCAGCAAAATCAGGCGGCTGGAACGGGACGAGTTGCTGGAAGAGCTGGTGAGAAACTATTTGAAGGATGCAGAAGCTATTTAA